The Maridesulfovibrio zosterae DSM 11974 genome contains a region encoding:
- a CDS encoding ABC transporter permease subunit gives MEGLKKSILASLWFMFLTLPIMGVFVNTIDKSVTWHLDRVLYVGAAVFVLSFVWRFLLNRKEHGMQQEEQSNEEKVTFSSKLLTNPKFYYPLLAVLIVFAICFPKLFSMYQVNIMISALIYVVLGLGLNIVVGLAGLLDLGFVAFYAVGAYSYALLNLYWGVSFWIALPVGALLGATCGLLLGFPVLRLRGDYLAIVTLGFGEIIRLVLENWGEFTHGPSGIANIPRPDFFGLVSGLSGSIYFMYYLMLVLVVFTIFVVSRLKNSRIGRAWQALREDEIACQAMGIDKMKTKLLAFSLGATWAGMVGVVFAAKTSFINPASFTFLESAIILSIVVLGGMGSTLGVILGAFVLSLLPEYLRDFSEYRMLVFGATMVLVMVFRPQGLIRDVRKKIDISAVKKALGGANE, from the coding sequence ATGGAAGGCTTAAAAAAATCTATACTGGCTTCATTGTGGTTCATGTTTTTGACTTTGCCCATTATGGGAGTCTTTGTGAACACAATTGATAAGTCCGTTACTTGGCATTTGGACAGAGTTTTATATGTCGGGGCTGCTGTTTTTGTACTTTCTTTTGTTTGGAGATTTCTACTGAACAGAAAAGAGCATGGTATGCAACAGGAAGAGCAGTCAAACGAGGAGAAAGTAACTTTTAGTTCTAAATTACTGACTAATCCAAAATTCTACTATCCACTTCTTGCAGTACTTATTGTTTTTGCTATCTGCTTTCCTAAATTATTTTCTATGTATCAGGTCAATATCATGATCTCGGCACTCATTTATGTAGTGCTCGGGCTTGGCCTGAATATAGTTGTAGGACTTGCGGGATTGCTCGACCTTGGTTTCGTCGCATTTTATGCCGTCGGTGCATATTCATATGCTTTGTTGAATCTTTATTGGGGAGTCAGTTTTTGGATAGCACTTCCTGTAGGAGCACTGCTTGGCGCTACTTGCGGTCTTCTGCTTGGTTTTCCTGTGCTCCGGTTGCGTGGTGACTATCTTGCTATTGTTACTCTCGGTTTTGGTGAAATTATCCGTCTTGTCCTTGAAAACTGGGGTGAATTCACTCACGGACCGTCAGGTATAGCCAATATCCCACGTCCAGACTTTTTTGGTTTAGTGTCAGGGCTGAGCGGTTCGATTTATTTTATGTACTACTTGATGCTGGTTCTTGTTGTTTTTACGATCTTTGTTGTGAGCAGGCTTAAAAATTCACGTATAGGTCGTGCTTGGCAGGCTCTTCGTGAAGATGAAATTGCATGTCAGGCAATGGGCATTGATAAAATGAAAACTAAACTTCTGGCTTTCTCTCTTGGCGCTACATGGGCCGGGATGGTCGGAGTTGTTTTTGCCGCCAAGACATCATTCATCAATCCTGCATCCTTCACATTTCTTGAATCGGCAATTATTCTTTCAATCGTAGTTCTTGGTGGTATGGGCTCTACTTTAGGCGTTATTTTAGGCGCTTTTGTATTAAGCTTACTCCCGGAATATTTGAGAGATTTCTCTGAATACCGTATGCTTGTTTTCGGAGCCACAATGGTTTTGGTTATGGTGTTCAGACCTCAGGGACTTATTAGGGATGTGCGTAAGAAAATTGATATCAGTGCTGTGAAGAAGGCTTTAGGTGGCGCCAATGAAT